A portion of the uncultured Draconibacterium sp. genome contains these proteins:
- the lgt gene encoding prolipoprotein diacylglyceryl transferase — protein MMNMISLLNFIHWNVDPEIFSLGPLSIRWYGLLFASGFLIGYYIGEKMLKSENVNQKWIDSLFFYIIIATVVGARLGHVFFYGWEYYSQHPGEIIKVWHGGLASHGGALGILIAMYLHSKWVTKRTMLWTLDRIVVPTALVAAFIRTGNLMNSEIYGIQTALPWGVIFERNGETVAKHPTQVYEALSYLISFGVLTYLYWKTSAKNRPGLLLGAFFVFIFTARFFIEFIKEDQEAFEAGMALNMGQWLSVPFVLIGAFLVYRAIKKPEVVFKNT, from the coding sequence ATGATGAATATGATCAGTTTGCTGAACTTCATTCACTGGAATGTTGATCCGGAAATTTTTAGCCTGGGCCCACTTTCGATAAGATGGTATGGTTTACTATTTGCTTCCGGGTTTTTAATTGGCTACTACATTGGCGAGAAAATGTTAAAGTCGGAGAATGTTAATCAAAAATGGATTGACAGTCTGTTCTTTTACATCATTATTGCAACTGTTGTTGGAGCACGACTTGGCCATGTTTTCTTCTATGGCTGGGAATATTACTCACAACATCCGGGAGAAATTATAAAAGTCTGGCATGGCGGATTAGCCAGCCACGGCGGTGCACTTGGTATTTTAATTGCCATGTACTTACACTCAAAATGGGTAACCAAACGAACCATGCTCTGGACACTCGACAGAATTGTGGTTCCAACGGCGCTGGTAGCAGCATTTATTCGTACCGGTAACCTTATGAACTCAGAGATCTACGGTATTCAGACGGCGTTGCCGTGGGGAGTTATTTTTGAACGAAATGGCGAAACCGTGGCCAAACATCCCACGCAGGTTTATGAGGCATTATCGTACCTCATTTCGTTTGGTGTGTTAACGTATTTATACTGGAAAACAAGTGCAAAAAATCGCCCGGGACTATTGTTAGGTGCATTCTTTGTATTCATTTTTACTGCACGTTTCTTCATCGAATTTATAAAAGAGGATCAGGAAGCATTTGAAGCCGGAATGGCATTGAACATGGGGCAGTGGTTAAGTGTTCCTTTTGTACTAATTGGTGCATTTTTGGTATACAGGGCAATAAAGAAACCAGAAGTGGTTTTTAAGAATACTTAA
- a CDS encoding FKBP-type peptidyl-prolyl cis-trans isomerase: protein MLEIGKYKMVKLTYDLRIDNEQGELVEQATTEQPLEFLYGAGMMLPKFESELIGLKQDDPFTIKITSTDAYGAVNNEAVVELPKNVFLVNGEFDAELIKVGNTVPMMSSNGQRLNGLVLEISDETVKMDFNHPLAGEDLFFAGKVIDVREASDEEVAQILSGGGGGCGCGSSDGGCNDGSCGTESGGGCGCGC from the coding sequence ATGTTAGAGATAGGAAAATATAAAATGGTGAAGTTGACGTACGATCTTCGTATCGACAACGAGCAAGGCGAGTTGGTTGAACAGGCTACAACTGAACAACCACTAGAGTTCCTTTACGGAGCAGGAATGATGCTACCAAAGTTCGAATCTGAACTGATCGGTTTAAAACAAGACGATCCGTTCACGATTAAAATTACCAGTACCGACGCATATGGTGCAGTAAACAACGAAGCCGTTGTTGAATTGCCTAAAAATGTATTTCTGGTAAATGGTGAATTCGACGCAGAATTGATTAAAGTTGGCAATACTGTGCCTATGATGAGCAGTAACGGCCAACGTTTAAACGGATTAGTACTTGAAATAAGTGACGAAACCGTAAAAATGGATTTTAATCACCCACTTGCCGGCGAGGATTTGTTTTTTGCCGGAAAAGTTATTGATGTTCGCGAGGCTTCAGACGAAGAAGTTGCTCAGATCCTCTCAGGTGGAGGAGGCGGTTGTGGTTGCGGAAGCAGCGACGGCGGATGCAACGATGGATCTTGTGGAACAGAAAGCGGTGGCGGCTGCGGTTGTGGCTGCTAA